In a single window of the Subtercola sp. PAMC28395 genome:
- a CDS encoding DUF664 domain-containing protein encodes MDDVNAKTVLQRYLQTGRDALLWKLEGLSEYDVRRPMVTSGTNLLGIVKHTASVEAGYFGEVFDRPFAEPLPWIAADAEDNADMWATLEESPESIIGLYHRVWANSDATIAALPLDAPGVVPWWPGERGKVTLQQILVHMIAETHRHAGHADIVRELIDGSAGLRADNSNLPEGDRAWWESYRRRLETVALSTREGVDDPTVTDPANYRALWENEFVRVLEYDDVPGAETSPHDHPNSVMVTLSGFDRRLSSGGRESDVSLPRGKAVWLPAQRHSGTNTGETPTHTILVELKGAAAGTALGASLGPQDL; translated from the coding sequence ATGGACGACGTGAACGCGAAGACTGTTCTCCAGCGCTATCTGCAGACCGGGAGAGACGCGCTGCTCTGGAAGCTCGAGGGCCTTTCCGAGTACGACGTCAGGCGACCAATGGTGACGAGCGGAACCAATCTGCTCGGCATCGTGAAACACACCGCGAGTGTGGAGGCCGGGTACTTCGGTGAGGTCTTCGACCGCCCGTTCGCTGAGCCACTGCCCTGGATTGCCGCCGATGCCGAAGACAACGCCGACATGTGGGCGACACTCGAAGAATCGCCGGAATCCATCATCGGCCTGTACCACCGGGTCTGGGCCAACTCCGATGCCACCATCGCCGCCCTGCCACTGGATGCACCGGGCGTCGTGCCTTGGTGGCCGGGCGAGCGTGGCAAGGTCACCCTGCAGCAGATCCTCGTGCACATGATCGCCGAGACCCACCGCCACGCCGGGCACGCCGACATCGTTCGTGAACTCATCGACGGCTCGGCTGGGCTCCGGGCAGACAACAGCAACCTTCCGGAAGGCGACCGGGCCTGGTGGGAGTCGTACCGACGTCGACTCGAAACCGTCGCTCTCAGCACGCGCGAGGGTGTCGATGACCCTACCGTGACAGACCCCGCCAACTACAGGGCGCTCTGGGAGAACGAGTTTGTGCGGGTGCTGGAGTACGACGACGTTCCCGGTGCCGAAACGAGCCCCCACGATCATCCGAACTCCGTCATGGTCACTCTGTCGGGGTTCGACCGGCGGCTCTCCTCGGGTGGGCGCGAATCCGATGTGAGCCTGCCCCGTGGCAAGGCCGTGTGGTTGCCTGCTCAACGGCACTCCGGCACCAACACGGGCGAGACGCCGACGCACACGATTCTCGTAGAACTCAAGGGCGCAGCTGCCGGCACTGCTTTGGGCGCGTCTCTCGGGCCGCAGGATCTGTAG
- a CDS encoding DUF4190 domain-containing protein, which translates to MSFVSSFIVSIAGVITGHIALSQIRKTGERGHGLALAGVIIGYVRIVIDLAAVIVLVVILVLTLSHAQRVYDPGGFNPLLPTAAVPVPQGPAAADLTFEAGTTLTPESIPQISDGLLGTAGWKAGLAKGAEGTWTYISADNLCRTTFHQGPLDPKVTLTAGDDRATTESYLALIDKTTVDDVSANASDDYINQNVVNADSVVQTRAMSGTDQSNNSFITTARAFAASGQGVFVDVTCRPTADITSVITEVLDSSAILIS; encoded by the coding sequence GTGTCGTTCGTCTCGTCATTCATCGTCTCGATCGCCGGGGTCATCACCGGGCACATCGCGCTCTCGCAGATCCGGAAGACGGGCGAGCGCGGCCACGGACTGGCGCTGGCCGGTGTGATCATCGGCTACGTGCGCATCGTGATCGACCTTGCGGCGGTGATCGTGCTCGTGGTGATCCTGGTTCTCACTCTCAGCCACGCCCAGCGTGTCTACGATCCGGGCGGATTCAACCCGCTCCTGCCGACCGCGGCAGTTCCGGTTCCGCAGGGCCCGGCAGCCGCAGACCTCACGTTCGAGGCGGGTACCACCCTGACCCCTGAGTCCATCCCGCAGATCAGCGACGGCCTTCTCGGCACGGCTGGCTGGAAGGCAGGCCTGGCCAAGGGTGCCGAGGGAACGTGGACCTACATCTCTGCCGACAACCTCTGTCGCACCACGTTTCACCAGGGCCCGCTCGACCCGAAGGTGACCCTGACCGCGGGCGATGACCGCGCTACCACCGAAAGTTATCTCGCGCTGATCGACAAGACCACCGTCGACGATGTCTCCGCCAACGCGAGCGATGACTACATCAACCAGAACGTCGTCAACGCCGACTCCGTGGTCCAGACCCGCGCGATGTCTGGAACCGACCAGTCGAACAACAGCTTCATCACCACGGCCCGCGCGTTCGCGGCCTCTGGTCAGGGCGTCTTCGTGGATGTGACCTGTCGCCCGACAGCCGACATCACGTCTGTCATCACTGAAGTTCTGGACAGTTCCGCGATCCTGATCAGCTGA
- a CDS encoding excinuclease ABC subunit UvrA — MESSSGTQRPLGHAADIHDQIRVQGAHVNNLKDVSVTIPKRRLTVFTGVSGSGKSSLVFGTIAAESQRMINETYSAFVQGFMPTQARPDVDVLEGLTTAIIVDQQRLGGDVRSTVGTATDATALLRIVFSRLGQPHIGPPSAFSFNVASIRASGAITVDRGAASKTVAQSFSRTGGMCPRCEGRGTVSDIDLTQLFDDAKSINAGAITVPGYTGDGWMVRIIAGSGFFDPDKPIRDYTETELQDFLHHEPVKVKINGVNLTFEGLIPRVQNSFLSKDPDALQPHIRAFVDRAVTFTACPECGGTRLSEGARSSRIGGVNIAEACSMQISDLAEWIRGLDESTVRPLLDSLQQILDSIVEIGLGYLSLDRPSGTLSGGEAQRVKMIRHLGSSLTDVTYVFDEPTTGLHPHDIQSMNNLLLRLRDKGNTVLVVEHKPETIAIADHVIDLGPGAGSAGGSICFEGTVDELRSSDTITGKHFDDRATLKNEVRTRTGSFEIRGAEANNLQSVDVDIPLGVLCVITGVAGSGKSSLIHGSVSRAPETAHGTVVTVDQSVIRGSRRSNPATYTGLLEPIRKAFAKANGVKPALFSSNSEGACPVCNGAGVIYTDLAMMAGVATTCEECDGKRFLASVLDYHLGGRDISEVLGMSVTEAEQFFGAGEARNAPAHAILARLVDVGLGYLSIGQPLPTLSGGERQRLKLATHMAEKGAIYVLDEPTAGLHLADVAQLLGLLDRLVDSGRSVIVIEHHQAVMAHADWMIDLGPGAGHDGGRVVFEGTPADLVATPSTLTGEHLAAYVSGSNIPAAAAS; from the coding sequence ATGGAATCCAGCTCCGGCACGCAACGACCGCTCGGCCACGCCGCAGACATCCACGACCAGATCCGTGTACAGGGCGCGCACGTGAACAACCTCAAAGACGTCAGCGTCACCATTCCCAAACGCCGGCTGACCGTCTTCACCGGCGTTTCGGGCTCAGGCAAGAGCTCCCTGGTCTTCGGCACCATCGCCGCAGAGTCGCAGAGGATGATCAACGAGACCTACAGCGCATTCGTGCAGGGTTTCATGCCCACGCAGGCCCGCCCCGACGTCGACGTACTCGAAGGCCTGACCACGGCGATCATCGTCGACCAGCAGCGACTGGGGGGCGATGTCCGCTCCACCGTCGGCACTGCGACCGACGCCACAGCACTCCTGCGAATCGTGTTCAGCCGTCTCGGGCAGCCCCACATCGGGCCGCCGAGTGCATTCTCCTTCAATGTCGCTTCGATCCGGGCCAGCGGTGCCATCACCGTCGATCGAGGCGCCGCCAGCAAGACCGTCGCCCAGTCGTTCTCCCGTACCGGCGGCATGTGCCCGCGCTGCGAAGGTCGGGGCACCGTCTCCGACATCGACCTCACCCAGCTCTTCGACGATGCGAAGTCGATCAATGCGGGAGCGATCACCGTGCCGGGCTATACCGGCGACGGCTGGATGGTGCGCATCATCGCGGGCTCGGGTTTCTTCGACCCCGACAAGCCGATCCGCGACTACACCGAGACCGAACTCCAGGACTTCCTCCACCACGAACCGGTGAAGGTCAAGATCAATGGGGTCAACCTCACGTTCGAGGGCCTCATTCCCCGCGTCCAGAACTCCTTTCTCTCCAAGGATCCGGATGCCCTGCAGCCCCACATCCGTGCGTTTGTCGATCGCGCGGTGACCTTCACCGCGTGCCCCGAGTGCGGCGGTACCCGACTCAGCGAAGGTGCCCGTTCGTCGCGCATCGGCGGAGTGAACATCGCCGAGGCCTGCTCGATGCAGATCAGCGACCTCGCCGAGTGGATCCGCGGGCTCGACGAGTCGACAGTGCGGCCGCTCCTGGATTCACTGCAGCAGATCCTCGATTCGATCGTGGAGATCGGCCTGGGGTACCTGTCGCTCGACAGGCCATCGGGCACGCTCTCGGGTGGAGAGGCACAACGCGTGAAGATGATCCGCCACCTCGGCTCCTCCCTCACCGACGTGACGTATGTGTTCGACGAGCCGACGACGGGCCTGCATCCCCACGACATCCAGAGCATGAACAACCTGCTCCTGCGGCTGCGAGACAAGGGCAACACGGTTCTCGTCGTCGAACACAAGCCCGAGACGATCGCGATCGCCGACCACGTCATCGACCTGGGCCCCGGTGCCGGCTCGGCAGGCGGCTCGATCTGTTTCGAAGGCACTGTCGACGAATTGCGATCAAGCGACACGATCACCGGAAAGCACTTCGACGACAGGGCGACCCTCAAGAACGAGGTGCGCACGCGCACTGGCAGCTTCGAGATCCGCGGCGCGGAAGCGAACAACCTCCAGAGCGTCGACGTCGACATTCCTCTCGGCGTGCTGTGCGTCATCACGGGTGTCGCCGGCTCCGGCAAGAGTTCGCTCATCCACGGTTCGGTGAGCCGCGCACCCGAAACCGCCCACGGCACCGTTGTGACGGTCGACCAGAGCGTGATCCGCGGCTCCAGAAGGAGCAACCCCGCCACGTACACCGGGCTGCTCGAGCCCATCCGCAAGGCGTTCGCGAAAGCGAACGGCGTGAAGCCCGCACTCTTCAGCTCCAACTCTGAGGGTGCGTGCCCGGTCTGCAATGGGGCCGGGGTCATCTACACAGACCTCGCCATGATGGCCGGGGTCGCGACCACCTGCGAGGAGTGCGACGGCAAACGGTTTCTCGCCTCGGTGCTCGACTACCATCTCGGCGGCCGTGACATCAGCGAGGTGCTCGGCATGTCGGTCACCGAGGCAGAACAGTTCTTCGGTGCCGGTGAAGCGCGCAATGCGCCCGCCCACGCCATCCTCGCCCGGCTCGTCGACGTCGGGCTCGGCTACCTCAGCATCGGCCAGCCCCTCCCGACGCTCTCCGGCGGCGAGCGCCAGCGGCTCAAACTGGCGACCCACATGGCCGAGAAGGGCGCGATCTACGTGCTCGACGAACCCACCGCGGGCCTACATCTCGCCGACGTAGCGCAACTCCTCGGCCTGCTCGACAGGCTCGTCGATTCGGGGCGATCGGTGATCGTCATCGAACACCACCAGGCGGTGATGGCCCACGCCGACTGGATGATCGACCTCGGCCCCGGCGCCGGCCACGACGGTGGCCGGGTCGTCTTCGAGGGCACCCCCGCCGACCTTGTCGCCACTCCCTCGACTCTCACCGGCGAGCACCTCGCCGCCTACGTCTCCGGCAGCAACATCCCGGCAGCCGCTGCGTCATGA
- the msrA gene encoding peptide-methionine (S)-S-oxide reductase MsrA, whose protein sequence is MQTFVLAGGCFWCLDAVYRTLHGVTDVVSGYTGGEVPNPSYEQVCTGRTGHAEVVAVTFDPDVIPADVILDVFFTLHDPRQLNRQGNDVGTQYRSAMFYSSPEQKALFDASVVRAADLWDGTVVTEVVPLTEFFSAEEYHQDFFAKNPGQGYCMAVAVPKVNKVRKSFAQYITAA, encoded by the coding sequence ATGCAAACCTTTGTTCTCGCGGGCGGTTGTTTCTGGTGCCTCGATGCTGTCTATCGCACACTCCACGGCGTCACCGACGTCGTCTCGGGTTACACGGGCGGGGAGGTTCCGAACCCCAGTTACGAACAGGTCTGCACCGGTCGCACTGGGCATGCCGAAGTTGTGGCTGTGACCTTCGACCCCGACGTGATCCCCGCCGATGTCATCCTGGACGTGTTCTTCACGCTGCACGATCCTCGCCAGCTCAACCGCCAGGGCAACGACGTGGGTACCCAGTACCGATCAGCCATGTTCTACTCCAGCCCGGAGCAGAAAGCGTTGTTCGACGCGTCGGTCGTGCGCGCCGCAGACCTGTGGGACGGCACGGTGGTCACCGAGGTTGTGCCGCTCACCGAATTCTTCTCGGCTGAGGAGTACCACCAGGACTTCTTCGCCAAGAACCCCGGCCAGGGCTATTGCATGGCGGTGGCGGTGCCCAAGGTGAACAAGGTGCGAAAGAGTTTCGCGCAGTACATCACGGCAGCCTGA
- a CDS encoding GNAT family acetyltransferase, translating into MRVRDLTSADARGVVALWHEAGLTRPWNPPETDLQRALDTSTSTVLGAFDGEELCGTVMVGHDGHRGWIYYLAVSGSRRGIGLGRLLMSRAEDWLREQAVVKVQLMVRSSNTEVLGFYDHLGYEDAAVEVRSKWLT; encoded by the coding sequence ATGCGCGTACGCGATCTGACGAGTGCCGATGCCCGTGGCGTTGTTGCCCTGTGGCACGAAGCCGGGCTCACGAGGCCGTGGAATCCGCCCGAAACCGACCTGCAACGGGCCCTCGACACCTCGACATCGACCGTGCTCGGCGCGTTCGACGGCGAGGAGTTGTGCGGGACTGTCATGGTCGGCCACGACGGGCACCGCGGCTGGATCTACTACCTCGCCGTGAGCGGGAGTCGGCGGGGAATCGGCCTGGGCAGGCTGTTGATGTCGAGAGCAGAAGACTGGCTGCGGGAACAGGCCGTAGTGAAAGTGCAACTCATGGTGCGGTCGTCGAACACGGAGGTACTCGGGTTCTACGACCACCTCGGGTACGAAGACGCGGCCGTCGAGGTGCGGTCGAAGTGGCTCACCTGA
- the orn gene encoding oligoribonuclease produces MSAQTDRLVWIDCEMTGLDLAIDELVEVAVVITDFDLNLVDPGFTIVIKPDDSALSNMNDFVRNMHATSGLDALIPNGVSLAEAEYEVLEYILKFVPNEMKAPIAGNTIGTDRMFLAKYMPRVDAHLHYRSVDVSSIKELARRWFPPIYFHAPAKDGGHRALADILESIRELEYYRKAVFVAPPGPASADLKTIAADVVNEFAAKL; encoded by the coding sequence ATGAGTGCACAAACAGACCGACTGGTCTGGATCGACTGTGAAATGACCGGGCTCGACCTGGCGATCGACGAACTGGTCGAGGTGGCCGTCGTCATCACCGACTTCGACCTGAACCTGGTCGACCCCGGCTTCACCATCGTCATCAAGCCCGACGACTCTGCGCTGTCGAACATGAACGACTTCGTGCGCAACATGCACGCCACGAGCGGCCTCGACGCGCTCATCCCGAACGGCGTCAGCCTGGCGGAGGCGGAGTACGAGGTTCTCGAATACATTCTGAAGTTCGTACCGAACGAGATGAAGGCCCCGATCGCGGGCAACACCATCGGCACCGACCGCATGTTCCTGGCGAAGTACATGCCGCGGGTCGACGCCCACCTGCACTACCGCAGCGTCGACGTGTCGTCGATCAAAGAATTGGCCCGACGCTGGTTCCCGCCCATCTACTTCCACGCACCCGCCAAAGACGGCGGCCACCGCGCCCTCGCCGACATTCTCGAGTCGATCCGCGAACTCGAGTATTACCGCAAGGCCGTGTTCGTGGCTCCTCCGGGCCCCGCATCCGCCGACCTCAAGACCATTGCAGCAGACGTCGTGAACGAGTTCGCCGCAAAGCTGTAA
- a CDS encoding DUF3090 domain-containing protein, giving the protein MPTIVHLFDWPDRIIVGTVGRPGSRTFYLQARTGSQIVSVALEKEQSALLAGSIDEILDELMASEGNPFSVQATTPVELVDNDPLEQPVDEQFRAGAMSLGWDPSTAQVVIEAFPLDLADDEDPDPVPTEPAEMLLIRIPVGTARAFAMRTREIVGAGRPICPLCGTPIDADGHVCPVPDDIL; this is encoded by the coding sequence ATGCCCACAATCGTCCATCTGTTCGACTGGCCCGACCGAATCATCGTCGGCACCGTCGGCCGACCAGGTTCGCGTACTTTCTACCTCCAGGCGCGAACCGGCTCACAGATCGTCAGTGTCGCGCTCGAGAAAGAGCAATCTGCCCTTCTGGCCGGTTCCATCGACGAGATCCTCGATGAGCTGATGGCCAGTGAGGGCAATCCCTTCAGCGTGCAGGCGACGACCCCCGTCGAGCTGGTCGACAACGATCCGCTGGAGCAACCGGTCGATGAGCAGTTCCGGGCGGGAGCGATGAGCCTGGGCTGGGACCCCTCGACCGCCCAGGTCGTGATCGAGGCGTTTCCGCTCGACCTCGCAGACGACGAAGACCCAGATCCGGTTCCGACCGAGCCCGCCGAGATGCTTCTCATCCGAATTCCTGTCGGAACCGCCAGGGCGTTCGCGATGCGCACGCGCGAAATCGTCGGTGCAGGCCGGCCGATCTGTCCACTCTGCGGCACTCCCATCGACGCTGACGGGCACGTGTGCCCGGTGCCAGACGACATTCTGTGA
- a CDS encoding histidine phosphatase family protein, whose protein sequence is MATVILVRHGRTTANASGILAGRTAGVRLDKVGRDQALRAGERLAAVPLVAVVSSPLERCRQTSRMILDLQAESPIVPVSPIEAGITECDYGLWQGRPLKELAAEDLWSVVQTQPSAAIFPGGESLTAMQARSVSAIRRHDAAFESQHGAGAVWAAVSHGDIIKSILADALGMHLDLFQRINVSPASISIVRYGSGRPTVFSMNTDAGDLSWLRASDSAEQETVGGGDSRTTPETSHA, encoded by the coding sequence ATGGCCACAGTCATTCTCGTGCGGCATGGCCGCACCACCGCAAATGCCAGCGGCATCCTGGCCGGCCGTACCGCCGGCGTCAGGCTCGACAAAGTCGGGCGCGACCAGGCTCTTCGCGCTGGCGAACGCTTGGCAGCCGTTCCCCTGGTGGCAGTTGTCTCCAGCCCGCTGGAGCGGTGTCGCCAGACGTCGCGCATGATTCTCGACCTCCAGGCAGAATCTCCGATCGTTCCCGTCTCGCCGATCGAGGCGGGCATCACCGAATGCGACTACGGACTCTGGCAAGGCCGACCCCTGAAGGAACTCGCCGCAGAAGACCTGTGGTCGGTCGTGCAGACTCAGCCATCGGCGGCGATCTTTCCCGGCGGCGAATCATTGACGGCGATGCAGGCCCGTTCAGTCTCGGCGATCAGGCGACACGATGCGGCGTTCGAATCCCAGCATGGCGCGGGGGCAGTGTGGGCCGCAGTCAGTCACGGCGACATCATCAAATCGATCCTTGCCGATGCACTCGGCATGCACCTCGACCTGTTCCAGCGCATCAATGTCAGCCCTGCATCGATTTCGATCGTTCGTTACGGTTCTGGGCGCCCCACCGTCTTCTCCATGAATACCGACGCGGGTGACCTCTCCTGGCTCAGGGCTTCTGACTCCGCCGAGCAGGAGACGGTCGGCGGCGGCGACAGCCGTACTACGCCCGAAACATCGCACGCCTAA
- the ettA gene encoding energy-dependent translational throttle protein EttA — translation MAEYIYSMVRARKAVGDKLILDDVTMAFLPGAKIGIVGPNGAGKSTILKIMAGLDTPSNGEAKLSPGYTVGILMQEPELDETKTVLENVQEGVGPIKAKVDRFNEISQELADPDADFDTLLAEMGTLQEQIDAEDAWDLDSQLEQAMDALRTPPGDASVANLSGGEKRRVALTKLLLQKPDLLLLDEPTNHLDAESVLWLEQHLAKYHGAVLAVTHDRYFLDHVAEWIAEVDRGHLYPYEGNYSTYLEKKQERLMVQGKKDAKLSKRLAEELAWVRSNAKGRQAKSKARLARYEEMATEAERTKKLDFEEIVIPVGPRLGSQVIDAKHLHKGFGERVLIDDLSFTLPRNGIVGVIGPNGVGKSTLFKTIVGFEPLDSGELVIGDTVDISYVDQDRGGIDPKKTLWEVVSDGQDYIQVGKTEIPSRAYVSTFGFKGPDQQKAAGVLSGGERNRLNLALTLKQGGNLLLLDEPTNDLDVETLGSLENALLEFPGCAVVITHDRWFLDRIATHILSYEGTEDDPANWYWFEGNFESYEQNKIERLGPDAAKPHRSAYRKLTRD, via the coding sequence ATGGCCGAATACATTTATTCCATGGTGCGCGCCCGCAAGGCCGTGGGCGACAAACTGATCCTCGACGACGTCACGATGGCATTCCTGCCCGGGGCGAAGATCGGCATTGTCGGTCCCAACGGGGCCGGCAAGTCGACCATCCTGAAGATCATGGCCGGGCTCGACACACCAAGCAACGGTGAGGCCAAACTCAGCCCGGGCTACACCGTCGGCATCCTCATGCAGGAGCCTGAACTCGACGAGACGAAGACGGTCCTCGAGAACGTGCAAGAGGGGGTTGGCCCGATCAAGGCCAAGGTCGACCGCTTCAATGAGATCTCCCAGGAGCTGGCCGACCCTGACGCCGACTTCGACACGCTGCTGGCCGAAATGGGCACACTGCAGGAGCAGATCGACGCCGAAGACGCCTGGGATCTCGACTCCCAGCTCGAACAGGCGATGGATGCCCTGCGAACCCCGCCCGGCGATGCCAGTGTCGCCAACCTCTCCGGTGGCGAGAAGCGTCGCGTCGCGCTCACCAAGCTGCTGCTGCAGAAGCCCGACCTCCTCCTGCTCGACGAACCGACGAACCACCTCGACGCCGAGAGTGTGCTCTGGCTCGAGCAGCACCTGGCGAAATATCACGGTGCCGTTCTCGCCGTGACACACGACCGGTACTTCCTCGACCACGTCGCGGAGTGGATCGCCGAAGTCGACCGTGGGCACCTGTACCCCTACGAGGGCAACTACTCGACCTACCTCGAGAAGAAGCAGGAACGGCTCATGGTGCAGGGCAAGAAAGACGCCAAGCTCTCGAAGAGACTCGCTGAAGAGCTCGCATGGGTGCGGTCGAACGCCAAGGGACGCCAGGCGAAGTCCAAGGCACGCCTTGCCCGCTACGAAGAGATGGCGACCGAAGCCGAGCGCACCAAGAAGCTCGACTTCGAGGAGATCGTGATTCCCGTGGGCCCGCGCCTCGGTTCGCAGGTCATCGATGCGAAGCACCTGCACAAGGGGTTCGGAGAGCGCGTGCTCATCGACGACCTCAGCTTCACGTTGCCCCGAAATGGCATCGTCGGCGTCATCGGCCCGAACGGCGTCGGCAAGTCGACGCTGTTCAAGACCATCGTGGGGTTCGAGCCGCTCGACTCCGGTGAGCTGGTCATCGGCGACACTGTCGACATCTCCTACGTCGACCAGGACAGGGGCGGCATCGATCCGAAGAAGACCCTCTGGGAGGTCGTCTCCGACGGCCAGGACTACATCCAGGTCGGCAAGACGGAGATCCCCTCCCGTGCCTACGTCTCGACGTTCGGTTTCAAGGGTCCTGACCAGCAGAAGGCTGCGGGGGTCCTCTCCGGCGGGGAGCGGAACCGCCTCAACCTGGCGCTCACGCTCAAACAGGGGGGCAACCTGCTGCTGCTCGACGAACCGACGAACGACCTCGACGTCGAAACGCTCGGCAGCCTCGAGAACGCCCTGCTCGAGTTCCCTGGCTGCGCTGTGGTCATCACACACGACCGGTGGTTCCTCGACCGCATCGCCACGCACATCCTCTCGTACGAAGGCACCGAAGACGATCCGGCAAACTGGTACTGGTTCGAGGGAAACTTCGAGTCGTACGAGCAGAACAAGATCGAGCGGCTCGGCCCCGATGCGGCAAAGCCCCATCGTTCCGCGTACCGCAAGCTCACTCGCGACTAG
- a CDS encoding SCO1664 family protein, translated as MTTEGDLAGRDEPSRGELELKGQIRTASNAAFFGTIGDVPVIYKPISGERPLWDFPDGNLAHREAAAYLVSQSIGWNIVPRTWLHDGPLGTGSVQLWQEYDGGQDAVDLVPTDSVPGEGWRHVFDGIDEEDHPVSLVHEDSPELRRMAVFDIVVNNADRKGGHILPMPGGHRHGIDHGLTFHAEYKLRTVLWGWRGDELSVAERQGVEKVVADIQGELGAALEPLLTGREIAALETRCERLLARGRFPAPRGEMPAVPWPLF; from the coding sequence GTGACAACAGAGGGTGACCTCGCCGGGCGTGACGAACCCTCGCGAGGCGAGCTCGAGCTGAAGGGCCAGATCAGAACGGCCTCGAACGCAGCCTTCTTCGGCACGATCGGAGACGTGCCGGTCATCTACAAGCCCATCTCCGGCGAACGACCCCTCTGGGACTTTCCCGACGGGAACCTCGCACACCGGGAGGCCGCCGCCTATCTCGTCTCGCAGTCGATCGGCTGGAACATCGTGCCCCGCACGTGGCTGCATGACGGCCCTCTGGGCACAGGCTCGGTTCAACTGTGGCAGGAATACGATGGGGGGCAGGACGCCGTCGACCTCGTGCCGACGGATTCCGTACCCGGCGAAGGCTGGCGTCACGTCTTCGACGGGATCGACGAGGAAGATCATCCGGTGTCGCTCGTGCACGAGGATTCGCCGGAGCTTCGGAGAATGGCCGTGTTCGACATCGTCGTGAACAATGCCGATCGCAAAGGCGGCCACATTCTGCCGATGCCCGGCGGCCACCGCCACGGGATCGACCACGGCCTGACCTTTCACGCCGAATACAAGCTGCGCACGGTTCTCTGGGGATGGCGGGGCGACGAGCTCAGCGTCGCTGAACGGCAGGGGGTCGAAAAGGTGGTGGCAGACATCCAGGGTGAGCTCGGCGCAGCGCTTGAACCGCTGCTCACCGGGCGCGAAATCGCCGCCCTTGAAACGAGATGCGAGCGGCTGCTGGCGCGCGGCAGGTTTCCTGCGCCCCGCGGTGAGATGCCCGCGGTGCCCTGGCCCCTGTTCTGA
- a CDS encoding iron chaperone, translated as MSDVITEYLDTIAEPTRTRIDEIYTRARTIVPEAVAGVSYGMPSLLYRGKGLLSVMSTRKHIGVYPFGNLGELAAEVNALGLETTKGSIHLREGEDLPVELLERFLLGRKAQIELRAG; from the coding sequence ATGAGCGACGTCATCACCGAGTACCTGGACACCATCGCCGAGCCCACGCGAACGAGAATCGACGAGATCTACACGCGCGCCCGCACGATCGTGCCGGAGGCAGTGGCCGGAGTCAGCTACGGAATGCCGTCGCTTCTCTACCGAGGCAAGGGCCTCCTGTCGGTCATGAGCACGAGGAAGCACATCGGTGTCTACCCGTTCGGAAATCTGGGCGAACTCGCTGCAGAGGTGAACGCGCTCGGCCTCGAGACCACCAAGGGTTCCATCCACCTGCGAGAGGGCGAAGACCTGCCTGTCGAATTGCTGGAGAGGTTCCTCCTTGGGCGCAAGGCCCAGATCGAGCTCAGAGCGGGCTGA
- a CDS encoding single-stranded DNA-binding protein — translation MTDTISLTGVVATEPRFLTTNDGLEVTTFRLASSQRRFDRNKNAWVDAGTNWYTVASFRQLASNLAQSISKGDRVVATGRLRIREWQGTERAGITVEIEADSVGHDLAWGRSVFTRTAGSSAGAQALSRDASSRGQNVPAGSGSRNDLSDALPAGQSAGGQVHGGGFLPAGDPDPFTLPVSGFPALSPGGAADWNSSLGQGVAADAGSDAASGRPQAAWSDHGRVDVEVADAEDDDVDDGDDDDDFDDVDGSEFADDIAVEVTAVASNTPTG, via the coding sequence GTGACCGACACCATTTCGCTGACCGGAGTCGTGGCAACAGAGCCGAGATTCCTCACCACCAACGACGGGCTGGAGGTGACCACTTTCCGGCTGGCGTCCAGCCAGCGCCGGTTCGACCGCAACAAGAATGCCTGGGTCGATGCGGGAACGAACTGGTACACCGTCGCGTCGTTCAGGCAACTCGCTTCGAACCTCGCACAATCAATCAGTAAGGGCGACCGGGTCGTAGCCACGGGTCGGCTGCGCATCCGGGAATGGCAGGGCACGGAGCGAGCGGGTATCACCGTGGAGATCGAGGCCGATTCCGTCGGCCATGATCTCGCCTGGGGTCGGTCGGTCTTCACCAGAACGGCGGGGTCATCCGCCGGCGCACAGGCCCTTTCACGAGACGCGTCATCCCGTGGCCAGAACGTGCCCGCAGGCTCAGGTTCGCGGAACGACCTGAGCGATGCACTGCCGGCCGGGCAGAGTGCTGGTGGGCAGGTGCATGGTGGAGGGTTCCTGCCAGCAGGTGACCCTGATCCATTCACGCTACCGGTCTCGGGTTTCCCGGCGTTGTCTCCGGGGGGTGCAGCCGATTGGAACTCCTCGCTCGGCCAGGGTGTGGCCGCCGATGCCGGCTCTGACGCGGCCAGCGGGCGGCCGCAGGCAGCCTGGAGCGACCACGGGCGTGTCGACGTCGAGGTCGCTGACGCTGAAGACGACGACGTCGATGACGGCGACGACGATGATGACTTTGACGACGTCGACGGTAGCGAGTTCGCTGACGACATCGCTGTGGAAGTGACCGCTGTCGCCAGCAACACACCAACCGGCTGA